A single window of Sporosarcina sp. FSL W7-1349 DNA harbors:
- a CDS encoding class I SAM-dependent methyltransferase, with the protein MTKTHDSWNAHLYDGKHRFISNYGTDLIEVLAPRQGEKILDLGCGTGDLANRLHGLGVDVIGVDKSENMVTQAKKKYPAIPFEVRDATNLGFTEEFDAVFSNAVLHWIRTPKEALQSIQESLQLKGRFVAEFGAKGNVQTITDEIQRQLKAAGYEDHAKRFPWYFPSIAEYTALMEDVGFQVELAQHFERPTPLEGISGMKNWIEMFGSSFFEGISEVEKEKILDAVVQHLKEKLYIDGVWIADYQRIRIVGIRVR; encoded by the coding sequence ATGACAAAAACTCACGATTCATGGAATGCTCATTTATATGACGGAAAACATCGTTTCATCTCGAATTACGGCACCGATTTGATTGAAGTTTTGGCGCCACGGCAAGGCGAGAAAATACTGGACCTTGGATGCGGAACGGGCGATTTGGCCAATCGGTTACACGGTTTGGGGGTAGATGTAATTGGAGTGGATAAATCCGAAAACATGGTAACTCAAGCGAAAAAGAAGTACCCGGCCATTCCCTTCGAAGTCCGGGATGCTACCAATCTTGGATTTACGGAAGAATTTGATGCCGTATTTTCGAATGCGGTTCTGCATTGGATCCGGACACCAAAGGAAGCCTTGCAAAGTATACAAGAGAGTTTGCAACTGAAAGGCAGGTTTGTGGCGGAATTTGGAGCGAAAGGCAACGTCCAAACTATTACAGATGAAATCCAACGCCAGTTGAAAGCAGCTGGATATGAAGATCATGCAAAACGATTTCCATGGTATTTCCCAAGCATCGCCGAGTACACGGCGCTCATGGAAGACGTTGGGTTTCAAGTGGAACTGGCGCAGCATTTTGAACGTCCTACTCCATTGGAGGGCATTTCGGGGATGAAAAACTGGATCGAAATGTTCGGGAGCAGTTTTTTTGAAGGGATTTCGGAAGTCGAAAAGGAAAAAATCCTGGACGCTGTCGTGCAACACTTAAAAGAAAAGTTATATATAGATGGCGTATGGATTGCGGATTATCAAAGGATTCGCATTGTCGGCATTCGAGTGCGTTAA
- a CDS encoding YjjG family noncanonical pyrimidine nucleotidase: MPYDLILFDLDDTLFDFAETEKHALHNTFQFFGLPNGLEEYRASYRAISSVIWDDLEQSRITLEELKIERFRRLFTQHELQLDAEQFGELYIENLGKESHLIEGVEEMLAGLSGYRLAVLTNGFTLAQHARVAGSPLRNTFEAIIASEETGFKKPQAEIFAYTFQKLGVTDPSRVLMVGDSLTSDIQGGCNAGIDTCWFNPGGRVNPTAIQPTFEIRSWPEFSLGRQAVKL, from the coding sequence ATGCCGTATGATTTGATTTTATTTGACCTGGATGATACGTTGTTTGACTTTGCGGAGACGGAGAAACATGCGTTACATAATACCTTTCAGTTTTTTGGCTTACCGAATGGGCTGGAGGAGTATCGGGCGAGTTACCGGGCAATCAGTTCGGTGATTTGGGATGATTTGGAGCAGAGCCGGATTACGTTGGAAGAGTTGAAAATCGAGCGGTTTCGGCGGTTGTTCACGCAGCATGAATTACAGCTGGACGCGGAACAGTTCGGGGAGTTGTACATCGAGAATTTGGGGAAAGAGTCGCATCTGATTGAGGGTGTGGAGGAGATGCTAGCGGGGCTGTCGGGGTATCGGCTCGCCGTGTTGACGAACGGCTTCACGCTGGCACAGCATGCGCGAGTGGCAGGGTCCCCGTTGCGAAATACGTTCGAAGCGATTATCGCTTCCGAAGAGACGGGCTTTAAGAAACCGCAGGCGGAAATCTTCGCGTACACATTCCAAAAACTCGGAGTCACCGACCCATCGCGTGTGTTGATGGTCGGCGATTCCCTAACCTCGGATATCCAGGGCGGCTGCAATGCCGGGATCGACACTTGCTGGTTCAATCCAGGCGGCCGTGTCAATCCTACTGCTATCCAGCCGACCTTTGAAATCCGCTCATGGCCCGAGTTCAGTCTAGGGCGCCAGGCCGTCAAACTTTGA
- a CDS encoding LysR family transcriptional regulator, with translation MEMKWLKTFCVAAKYENFRQASEELFLTQPAITKHIQRLEVHLNQPLFERIGKSVVLTAAGHRFLPIATNIVTTYEQGIEDFEAWKQGYKRKLMIATAPQIASSVLPPIMRRFMDENPDIELIINVLNSYEIGEEISVGRADLGLTRIRPVQSNIDCRIVHEEPVLLVAPPDERNGTPVDEETVLATYRVITHNHPDYWDRLLPEIKRHYPNVRTMKVNQIEITKRFIEQGLGISYVPYTMVKEEVRTNRLTEIKPNKIIPPHSTTYVLTKVMTEEADAFLVFLEEEIKKAGRTPAQP, from the coding sequence ATGGAAATGAAATGGTTGAAAACCTTTTGTGTCGCAGCCAAATATGAAAACTTCCGACAAGCATCGGAAGAACTGTTTCTCACACAGCCCGCCATCACAAAACATATTCAGCGATTGGAAGTCCATCTGAATCAACCTCTATTTGAGAGGATCGGAAAAAGCGTTGTCCTGACAGCGGCCGGCCACCGTTTTCTACCGATTGCCACGAATATCGTGACCACCTATGAACAAGGAATAGAAGACTTTGAAGCATGGAAGCAGGGGTATAAGCGTAAATTAATGATTGCCACTGCACCTCAAATCGCCTCATCCGTCCTTCCGCCCATCATGCGGAGGTTCATGGATGAAAATCCTGATATCGAGTTGATCATCAATGTGCTGAACTCCTACGAAATCGGGGAAGAAATTAGTGTAGGCCGGGCGGATCTTGGTTTGACAAGAATCCGCCCGGTGCAATCCAATATCGATTGCCGGATTGTGCATGAGGAACCTGTCCTATTGGTGGCTCCACCCGATGAACGAAACGGAACGCCGGTTGATGAAGAAACAGTGTTGGCAACCTACCGAGTCATCACCCATAACCATCCGGACTATTGGGACCGGCTCTTACCGGAAATCAAACGACATTATCCAAACGTCCGGACGATGAAAGTCAACCAAATAGAGATCACCAAGCGATTCATTGAACAAGGGCTCGGCATTTCCTATGTACCGTATACGATGGTCAAAGAAGAAGTAAGGACGAATCGGCTGACCGAAATCAAACCGAATAAAATTATCCCGCCCCATTCCACGACATATGTGCTGACAAAAGTGATGACTGAAGAAGCAGACGCATTCCTCGTTTTCTTGGAAGAGGAAATCAAAAAAGCAGGAAGGACCCCGGCCCAGCCGTAA
- a CDS encoding VLRF1 family aeRF1-type release factor has protein sequence MTLSKELQALQDFHCVDRCVLSVYLNTNPADPEQANGAWKIQLKNGLKRIQEYLQASKDAEELKAYKKLRAKVEKEIENNQNDLHKGVVIFASSNPELWSVHYVQVPVKTNFYWETHPETEQLEYMLKAYPEAGIVLPSFGEVRILDTAMGFIHDEKTYEFDSGLQVWREQKGLNPSGNRGTGGSHVDDLDQRLKQNLERFFKEMGPVVEKLKKDRGWKEVHIAGEAEWANSFSKVLRDKPQSCLYKNLINVEPTKVLHQVFER, from the coding sequence ATGACATTGAGCAAGGAACTTCAAGCCTTACAAGATTTCCATTGTGTTGACCGATGCGTGTTAAGTGTGTATTTGAATACGAACCCGGCGGATCCCGAACAAGCGAACGGGGCTTGGAAAATCCAGTTAAAAAACGGGTTGAAACGGATTCAGGAGTATTTGCAGGCTTCCAAAGACGCCGAGGAATTGAAAGCGTACAAGAAACTGCGAGCGAAAGTGGAGAAAGAGATCGAAAACAACCAAAACGACTTGCATAAAGGGGTCGTTATTTTTGCGTCATCAAATCCGGAGTTATGGTCGGTCCATTATGTCCAAGTGCCGGTAAAAACGAATTTCTACTGGGAAACACACCCTGAGACCGAACAATTGGAATACATGTTGAAAGCGTATCCAGAAGCGGGCATCGTCTTGCCAAGCTTCGGAGAAGTCCGCATTTTGGATACAGCAATGGGCTTCATTCATGATGAAAAAACGTATGAATTTGACTCCGGCTTGCAAGTGTGGCGGGAACAAAAAGGACTAAACCCTTCAGGAAACCGCGGAACCGGCGGCAGCCACGTCGATGATCTCGATCAGCGGCTAAAACAGAACTTGGAGCGGTTCTTCAAAGAAATGGGACCCGTCGTCGAGAAGTTGAAAAAAGACCGTGGCTGGAAGGAAGTCCATATCGCCGGCGAAGCGGAATGGGCCAATTCCTTTTCGAAAGTGTTGCGGGACAAACCGCAAAGCTGCCTTTATAAGAATTTGATCAATGTTGAGCCGACTAAAGTGCTTCATCAAGTGTTTGAACGGTAA
- a CDS encoding S-layer homology domain-containing protein has protein sequence MANQSKTSRTFMVGVATAALAATAVAPIASAASFSDTVGNTHEQAINALVEAGIIGGYPDGTFQPNRTLTRSDVVKMMGKWLVSLGYEVPSDYKTNPRFTDLTTKTNDELLKYSALVKDNRVFGGYEDGSLGPSKPITRENMAIVLVRAYDAIHKTDLVAYVGDQTFNRDVTDMAKAKAEARPSIDVLDYFNITGVSEFMPKNSTTRGQFASFLFKASNLEAPDQNLDKEAPKLNYTGEKNIELAQGAAFTIPTVTATDNEDEEVKVETVITNEDGERLTGIDTNIPGTYKITYSAEDKAGNNAEQLVITVMVKAPATPAVDKVTALNAKKIQVQFNREVDKEIAEKATTYGFVGLPDQTKVEAIELQPDNKTIVLTLNNALPNNSEYSITVRAVPTKADKDVSTALFTQTLSFSDTARPTFQNVTYPQAGVALLNFSEELSTLGNVKVYQGNTEVSNVTATQTTDKTGIRLTGLQANRDYRVVLTGAADWSGNIINPNPTEVTVHSTVTDTTKPEIVSMQATGLNTLKVRFSEPLQTIATDKYLDVSGVEQLANSKQTWDAATNTVTVTIDPVTSGGVRAVTVSNYKDLVGNAGESVQRNVTFSDIVPAIERTEVVREGDDTFVELTFNRDMTAVNTIPQITGTVVTPDNVRKNVTIAGSNVTVNNNVVRLKVNNQEMGTYTLSLPKEIFDPALPNNLPVNFTLSAQTDTTAPQVDGDPVITNNKVTVKYDRPMGQSALNVNNYTVDGERIFSSAIFSNNDQTVELTLRPDSIPTVGYRTLRISSDVQSKNGIALPAYSKNIEFVKNKPLTLESASFEGDEAIVLTFSETIQESNTISGLELLVNNRIVEGTVASASGPTKTVVIKKDGSGALVTPEEFRSANIAVNVTNNNTITDIYGNKLAGGISVNVPNQ, from the coding sequence ATGGCAAATCAATCGAAAACATCTCGAACATTCATGGTGGGCGTCGCAACAGCGGCATTGGCGGCGACGGCGGTCGCGCCAATTGCCAGCGCGGCCAGTTTTTCCGATACGGTCGGCAATACGCATGAGCAAGCGATCAATGCGCTCGTCGAGGCCGGCATCATTGGCGGCTATCCGGATGGCACGTTCCAACCGAACCGCACGTTGACGCGTTCCGATGTTGTCAAGATGATGGGGAAATGGCTCGTTTCCTTAGGGTACGAGGTGCCGTCCGACTATAAGACGAATCCCCGTTTCACCGACTTGACGACAAAAACAAATGACGAACTATTGAAGTATTCGGCGCTCGTCAAGGATAACCGCGTATTCGGCGGCTATGAAGATGGTTCATTGGGACCAAGTAAACCGATCACGCGCGAAAACATGGCGATCGTCCTCGTGCGTGCTTATGATGCCATCCATAAAACCGATCTGGTCGCCTATGTGGGGGATCAAACGTTCAACCGTGATGTGACGGACATGGCGAAAGCAAAGGCGGAAGCGCGCCCATCCATCGATGTGCTCGATTATTTCAATATTACCGGGGTCTCCGAATTCATGCCGAAAAACTCGACGACCCGCGGCCAATTCGCCTCCTTCCTATTCAAGGCGTCCAATTTGGAAGCACCCGATCAAAACTTGGACAAGGAAGCACCGAAGTTGAATTATACGGGGGAAAAGAATATTGAACTGGCACAAGGCGCTGCGTTCACCATCCCGACCGTGACGGCGACGGATAATGAAGATGAAGAAGTGAAGGTTGAGACGGTCATCACGAACGAGGACGGCGAACGTCTGACCGGCATTGATACTAACATTCCAGGAACTTATAAAATTACGTACAGCGCTGAAGACAAGGCGGGCAACAATGCGGAGCAATTGGTCATCACCGTCATGGTCAAAGCACCGGCGACACCGGCTGTCGACAAAGTGACTGCCCTCAATGCAAAGAAAATTCAGGTCCAGTTCAATCGAGAAGTCGATAAGGAAATTGCCGAGAAGGCGACTACGTACGGGTTCGTCGGCTTACCAGACCAAACGAAAGTGGAAGCGATCGAGTTGCAGCCTGATAACAAAACAATCGTCCTGACGCTGAATAACGCTTTGCCGAACAATTCGGAGTACAGCATCACTGTCCGCGCGGTTCCGACGAAAGCGGATAAGGATGTAAGCACGGCGCTCTTTACACAGACTCTCTCCTTCAGTGACACTGCGCGGCCGACGTTCCAAAATGTCACGTACCCGCAAGCGGGCGTAGCATTGCTGAACTTCTCGGAGGAATTAAGCACATTGGGTAATGTGAAGGTCTACCAAGGGAATACGGAAGTTTCAAACGTGACTGCAACTCAGACAACGGATAAGACCGGCATCCGCCTCACCGGCTTGCAGGCGAACCGCGACTACCGCGTCGTCCTCACCGGAGCAGCCGATTGGAGCGGCAACATCATCAACCCAAACCCGACGGAAGTGACCGTCCACTCGACCGTCACGGATACGACGAAACCGGAAATCGTTTCGATGCAAGCGACAGGTTTGAATACATTGAAAGTGCGGTTCAGTGAGCCATTGCAGACAATTGCGACGGACAAATATTTAGACGTCTCCGGTGTGGAGCAGCTGGCAAATTCGAAACAGACATGGGATGCGGCAACGAATACGGTGACCGTGACGATTGATCCGGTAACAAGCGGCGGCGTACGAGCTGTCACGGTTTCGAACTACAAAGACCTCGTCGGCAACGCCGGAGAATCTGTACAGCGAAACGTCACCTTCAGCGATATCGTTCCTGCCATCGAGCGAACGGAAGTCGTCCGGGAAGGCGATGACACCTTTGTGGAATTGACGTTTAACCGGGATATGACAGCGGTAAATACGATACCTCAAATTACCGGTACTGTAGTAACCCCTGATAATGTCCGCAAGAATGTCACGATCGCGGGCAGCAATGTAACAGTAAACAACAATGTAGTCCGCTTGAAAGTAAACAATCAGGAGATGGGAACCTATACGCTTTCCCTGCCGAAAGAGATATTCGATCCTGCCTTGCCGAATAATCTGCCGGTCAACTTCACATTGTCTGCACAAACCGATACAACGGCACCGCAAGTTGATGGCGATCCAGTCATTACAAATAATAAAGTGACAGTCAAATACGATCGACCGATGGGGCAATCGGCTTTGAACGTCAATAATTATACAGTTGATGGAGAGAGAATCTTCTCAAGCGCCATCTTCAGTAATAATGATCAAACCGTGGAACTTACGTTGCGTCCTGACAGCATTCCAACTGTAGGGTATCGTACATTGAGGATTAGCTCGGACGTACAGAGCAAAAATGGAATCGCTCTGCCGGCCTATAGCAAGAACATTGAATTTGTGAAAAATAAGCCGTTAACCCTTGAGTCCGCTTCGTTCGAAGGAGACGAGGCCATTGTCTTGACATTCAGCGAAACGATTCAAGAATCCAATACCATCTCAGGTCTTGAATTATTGGTGAACAATCGGATCGTCGAAGGCACCGTAGCGTCCGCATCGGGACCGACTAAGACAGTCGTCATCAAGAAAGACGGTAGCGGCGCACTCGTGACGCCGGAAGAATTCCGATCCGCCAACATTGCGGTGAACGTCACGAACAATAATACAATCACAGACATCTATGGCAATAAGCTGGCAGGTGGCATTTCTGTGAACGTTCCGAATCAATAG
- a CDS encoding PaaI family thioesterase, producing the protein MVELKKVDLMEVVREGATPPNCDLTLQIETTYAEDGVSRGVWTVDEKFINGNGVSMGGYLASAADIMMAYAVVSKLQPHQTFASIDLHTTFHRPVFPGQVDVEARVERLGRTVAYVVAELSQNGKKVGDVVSSVMILDK; encoded by the coding sequence ATGGTAGAATTGAAAAAAGTAGATTTGATGGAAGTCGTGCGGGAAGGAGCGACACCGCCGAATTGCGATTTGACGTTGCAAATTGAAACGACGTATGCGGAAGATGGGGTCTCCCGCGGCGTCTGGACGGTGGACGAGAAGTTCATCAACGGGAATGGCGTCTCGATGGGGGGCTATTTGGCATCCGCTGCGGACATCATGATGGCGTACGCGGTCGTCTCAAAACTGCAGCCGCACCAGACATTTGCGTCCATCGACTTACATACGACGTTCCATCGGCCGGTATTCCCGGGGCAGGTAGATGTGGAAGCACGAGTGGAACGGCTAGGCCGGACAGTCGCTTATGTCGTCGCGGAATTGTCCCAAAACGGGAAAAAGGTGGGGGATGTCGTCTCATCCGTCATGATTTTGGATAAATGA
- a CDS encoding metal-dependent hydrolase: MKGTSHVLIGAIAGAGAGLYLDADSLTLAICASVGGVAGVIPDLDTNGLASNAVTLSKKKVKTPLLLMGIGVVCYAFYQFFRGTESLSLKQLGLGIGMMILSAVITQKRMLTLTGVGVILGGVALDRSWLVLFGLFVVLASFTPHRSYTHSLLGLGFFALILRMAETDLQLEGLYLAGMAGYASHLIADMKLLPMNRRGVKLFAPIWNKEF, encoded by the coding sequence ATGAAAGGCACTTCACATGTACTAATCGGGGCAATAGCGGGGGCAGGCGCAGGGCTCTATCTCGATGCCGATTCGCTGACGCTCGCCATCTGCGCTTCTGTGGGCGGGGTGGCAGGGGTGATTCCCGATTTGGATACGAACGGGTTGGCGAGCAATGCCGTGACGTTGTCGAAGAAAAAAGTGAAAACACCGCTGTTGCTCATGGGAATTGGCGTCGTTTGCTACGCGTTTTATCAATTCTTTCGGGGAACGGAATCGCTATCGCTCAAACAGCTCGGGCTTGGCATTGGAATGATGATATTATCAGCTGTCATTACCCAAAAGCGGATGCTGACATTGACGGGCGTCGGCGTCATTCTCGGAGGAGTGGCGCTCGACCGGTCATGGCTTGTTTTATTTGGGCTATTTGTCGTCCTCGCTTCCTTTACCCCGCATCGCTCCTATACACATTCCTTATTGGGCCTTGGCTTTTTCGCGCTGATCTTGCGGATGGCAGAAACGGATTTGCAGCTGGAAGGCTTGTATTTGGCCGGCATGGCAGGATATGCGAGTCATTTGATCGCCGATATGAAGCTCTTGCCGATGAATCGAAGAGGAGTTAAACTTTTTGCGCCGATTTGGAATAAAGAATTTTAA
- a CDS encoding PaaI family thioesterase, with protein sequence MEETHLKEVEEHFTTSEFWKFIGLELLEFGEGRVVLGLPYKKEFDNVRDTVHGGVYMSVLDTVMGMYCRSLGFNDVATIQMNTQFLKPVVEGNMTATAAMISQSRTTALVEGRLFDETGDLIGFSTATFKTVK encoded by the coding sequence ATGGAAGAAACACATTTGAAAGAAGTCGAAGAACATTTTACAACGAGCGAATTTTGGAAATTCATCGGACTGGAATTACTGGAATTCGGGGAAGGGCGGGTCGTGCTCGGCCTGCCATATAAGAAGGAGTTCGACAATGTGCGGGACACTGTTCACGGCGGAGTGTATATGTCCGTCCTTGATACGGTGATGGGCATGTACTGCCGGTCACTCGGTTTCAACGACGTCGCCACGATTCAGATGAATACCCAATTTCTGAAACCGGTCGTCGAAGGCAATATGACGGCAACTGCTGCGATGATCAGCCAAAGCCGGACAACCGCACTCGTGGAAGGGCGGTTGTTCGACGAAACTGGCGACCTGATCGGTTTCAGCACCGCGACATTCAAGACGGTGAAATGA
- a CDS encoding carboxymuconolactone decarboxylase family protein → MGESRLDKGLETIRHYVNEEEAERMMTADALKGLAPDLRRFIVEFAYGEIYSRPGLDKKQRQLVTIASLVTQGAEPQIATHIKRGLTVGLTRTEIVECIMQLIPYTGFPRVQNALMIAKKIYSEMDSE, encoded by the coding sequence ATGGGAGAATCCCGTTTGGACAAAGGATTGGAAACGATCCGGCACTATGTGAATGAAGAAGAGGCGGAGCGCATGATGACGGCGGATGCGTTGAAAGGGCTTGCACCCGATCTGCGGCGGTTCATCGTGGAATTCGCGTACGGGGAGATCTACTCACGCCCCGGGCTCGACAAGAAACAGCGACAGCTCGTGACCATCGCATCTCTTGTCACGCAAGGCGCGGAGCCGCAAATTGCGACCCATATTAAGCGGGGCTTGACGGTCGGGCTGACACGGACGGAAATCGTGGAATGCATCATGCAGCTTATTCCGTACACTGGATTTCCGCGCGTGCAAAATGCGCTGATGATCGCAAAAAAAATCTATTCCGAAATGGATTCGGAATAG
- a CDS encoding DMT family transporter has translation MNRIVFFSLVVLTTFLMGSTFAIGKWGMAYASPLLLIAIRFTLAGLIMAVLVKWMRKPHPVKRADWGWMAAVGFFQTTCAMGFIFLALRTVTAGETAILTFVNPLLVIVFGTVFLKVRYRLQQWIGVLFGFVGVFITMGAHLEFRVGTMFGLLSAVTWAIATLLMKTKGHQYDTWVMSAYQMLFGGLFLFLASFLLEEPFFIVQTNSILLIIWLTLAASIVQFTVWFYLLQKGNPERTSAFLFLAPFFSILSGWLILDEKLHWTIWIGGAAIFLGIFLVNWKLENRGWWKFRGIAKSLKN, from the coding sequence ATGAATCGGATTGTCTTTTTTTCATTGGTCGTCTTGACGACATTTTTGATGGGCTCGACGTTCGCTATCGGAAAATGGGGGATGGCGTATGCGTCGCCGCTACTCCTCATCGCCATCCGGTTTACGTTAGCGGGATTGATCATGGCAGTGTTGGTGAAATGGATGCGGAAACCGCATCCGGTGAAACGGGCGGACTGGGGGTGGATGGCCGCCGTTGGATTTTTTCAGACGACGTGCGCGATGGGGTTCATCTTTCTCGCACTGCGCACGGTGACAGCGGGGGAAACGGCGATTTTAACTTTTGTCAATCCGTTGCTCGTCATCGTCTTCGGAACGGTTTTCCTGAAAGTCCGTTACCGGCTGCAACAATGGATCGGCGTGCTATTCGGTTTCGTCGGAGTCTTCATCACGATGGGCGCGCACTTGGAATTCCGGGTCGGCACGATGTTCGGACTGCTGTCCGCCGTCACATGGGCAATTGCCACATTGCTTATGAAAACAAAAGGGCATCAGTATGACACATGGGTTATGAGCGCTTACCAGATGTTGTTCGGAGGGCTTTTCCTGTTCCTCGCAAGCTTCCTGCTAGAGGAGCCGTTTTTCATTGTCCAGACGAACTCAATCCTTCTTATCATCTGGCTGACGCTGGCGGCATCGATCGTGCAATTCACGGTCTGGTTTTATTTGCTCCAGAAGGGGAATCCGGAGCGGACAAGCGCATTTTTGTTTCTGGCACCATTTTTCAGCATCCTATCCGGCTGGCTCATTTTGGATGAAAAGCTGCATTGGACAATTTGGATCGGGGGAGCCGCTATTTTCCTCGGGATCTTCCTTGTCAATTGGAAGCTGGAAAACCGCGGTTGGTGGAAATTCCGGGGCATCGCAAAGAGCTTGAAAAATTGA
- a CDS encoding cell wall hydrolase, with translation MARANYRNADVDLMARMMRAEAEGEGKQGMLYVGNVIVNRLVANCLDFRDLRTIEDVIFQIQGGNYSFEAVQKGNTFYQRARETERRLARQTLDYWRDHPAKYALWYFNPYAPCPPTWYGQPFTGQFKNHCFYEPAPDTCEGVYMG, from the coding sequence ATGGCGAGAGCGAATTACCGGAATGCAGATGTGGATTTGATGGCAAGGATGATGCGGGCAGAAGCCGAAGGGGAAGGCAAGCAAGGGATGTTATATGTCGGAAATGTCATCGTGAACCGTCTCGTAGCGAATTGTTTGGACTTCCGTGATCTCCGGACGATTGAAGATGTCATTTTTCAAATCCAAGGGGGAAATTATTCGTTCGAAGCGGTTCAGAAAGGTAATACGTTCTATCAAAGAGCGAGGGAAACGGAGAGACGGCTCGCCAGGCAGACATTGGATTATTGGAGAGATCACCCGGCGAAGTATGCTCTTTGGTATTTCAACCCATACGCACCATGCCCGCCAACCTGGTACGGCCAACCGTTTACCGGGCAATTCAAAAACCATTGTTTTTATGAACCCGCGCCGGACACCTGTGAAGGAGTGTATATGGGGTAG
- a CDS encoding YgaP family membrane protein, whose protein sequence is MKQNIGTVNALIRITGGLTLLAWSTAKMSWEKPSGQQLIWSMVGAMKVAEGMTRYCPMTDMLGLEQK, encoded by the coding sequence ATGAAGCAAAATATCGGAACGGTCAATGCATTGATCCGCATTACGGGCGGCCTGACGTTGCTCGCCTGGTCCACCGCTAAGATGTCTTGGGAAAAGCCATCCGGCCAGCAATTAATTTGGTCCATGGTCGGCGCGATGAAAGTCGCGGAAGGGATGACGCGCTATTGCCCGATGACGGATATGCTTGGATTGGAGCAGAAGTGA